The Anoxybacillus flavithermus genome has a segment encoding these proteins:
- a CDS encoding sigma-54-dependent Fis family transcriptional regulator, whose protein sequence is MKKVLIVGAGKGGSALLKMFHETKLMDVVAIVDRNDDAPGIKAARDMGIQTSNHWRDVLTDDIDVIVEVTGDDEVFTTLRKASAAHTVVIPGDIAYIIAQLVEEKEQLIATLKTATTKHDLIFNSTHDGMIVIDERGFVTHMNPSAEKMIGKRKKEVIGSHILHVIPASGLPRVLQTREVELNQELLLENGKKMITTRIPLIDENGKLFGAFAVFKDITEVVHLAEEVTNLKEIRTMLEAIIHSSEEAISVVDEYGNGILINPAYTKLTGLSEEEVIGKPATADISEGESMHMKVLKTRRPVRGVRMKVGPKKRDVVVNVAPIIVDGVLKGSVGVIHDVSEIEQLTSELQRARQIIRTLEAKYSFDDIVGTSEEMMLAIEQAKLAAKTPATILLRGESGTGKELFAHAIHNASDRKYHKFVRVNCAAISESLLESELFGYEEGAFSGARRGGKKGLFEEANNGSIFLDEIGELSANMQAKLLRVLQEKEIVRVGGTKPIPINVRVIAATNVHLEKAIADGTFREDLYYRLNRMPIYIPPLRARKQDIPALCERLIQKLNQDYGRNVEGITDDALAYLLSYDWPGNVRELENVLGRAMIFMKYNEVIIERKHILLLHKPKEQEHVSSHESSAVHKPLAMLVEQYEAKVIENVLQSCQGNKTAAAKQLGISIRNLYYKLEKYGLDKKSMQ, encoded by the coding sequence ATGAAAAAAGTATTAATTGTCGGGGCAGGCAAAGGTGGAAGTGCGTTATTAAAAATGTTTCATGAAACGAAATTGATGGATGTGGTGGCGATTGTCGATCGAAACGACGATGCACCAGGGATAAAGGCTGCGCGTGACATGGGTATTCAAACGAGCAACCATTGGCGCGATGTGTTAACGGACGATATTGACGTCATTGTTGAAGTCACAGGAGACGACGAAGTGTTTACTACGTTGCGTAAAGCAAGCGCTGCGCATACGGTCGTCATTCCGGGGGATATTGCCTATATTATTGCACAACTTGTCGAAGAAAAAGAACAACTTATTGCTACGTTAAAAACAGCGACAACAAAGCACGATTTGATTTTTAACTCCACACATGACGGAATGATTGTGATTGATGAACGTGGTTTTGTAACGCATATGAATCCAAGTGCAGAGAAGATGATTGGAAAAAGGAAAAAGGAAGTTATAGGATCACATATTTTGCATGTCATTCCAGCTAGCGGATTGCCACGCGTATTACAGACGAGAGAAGTCGAGTTGAATCAAGAATTGTTATTAGAAAACGGAAAAAAAATGATTACGACACGTATTCCGTTAATCGATGAAAACGGCAAATTGTTTGGCGCTTTTGCGGTATTTAAAGATATTACAGAAGTTGTCCATTTGGCAGAAGAAGTAACAAATTTAAAAGAAATTCGCACGATGTTAGAAGCGATTATTCATTCGTCAGAAGAAGCAATCTCCGTTGTTGATGAATATGGCAATGGCATTTTAATTAACCCAGCGTATACAAAGCTAACAGGCTTATCGGAAGAAGAAGTGATCGGAAAACCGGCGACAGCAGATATTTCAGAAGGGGAAAGCATGCATATGAAAGTGTTAAAAACACGGCGACCAGTAAGAGGTGTGCGCATGAAAGTCGGACCGAAAAAGCGAGATGTCGTCGTGAATGTAGCCCCTATTATCGTTGATGGGGTATTAAAAGGGAGTGTCGGTGTCATTCACGATGTATCTGAAATTGAACAGTTAACCTCTGAGTTACAACGCGCTCGTCAAATTATTCGTACGTTAGAAGCGAAATATTCATTTGATGACATCGTCGGCACGTCTGAGGAAATGATGTTAGCGATTGAACAGGCGAAATTGGCAGCGAAAACACCAGCAACCATTTTGCTTCGCGGCGAATCCGGGACAGGAAAAGAATTGTTTGCACATGCTATTCATAATGCGAGTGATCGAAAATATCACAAATTCGTTCGCGTCAATTGCGCTGCCATTTCTGAGTCACTACTTGAAAGCGAATTGTTTGGTTATGAGGAAGGGGCGTTTTCTGGTGCAAGACGCGGAGGAAAAAAGGGACTATTTGAAGAGGCAAACAACGGAAGCATTTTTTTAGATGAGATTGGGGAGTTATCCGCTAATATGCAAGCCAAACTATTACGGGTTCTGCAAGAAAAAGAAATTGTGCGCGTCGGTGGCACAAAGCCGATTCCGATTAATGTACGTGTCATTGCAGCAACAAATGTTCACCTCGAAAAAGCAATTGCCGATGGGACTTTTCGTGAAGACTTATACTATCGGTTAAATCGCATGCCGATTTACATCCCACCGCTACGTGCTCGAAAGCAAGATATTCCAGCTTTATGTGAACGACTCATACAAAAACTAAATCAAGACTATGGACGTAATGTGGAAGGGATTACAGATGATGCGCTCGCTTATTTACTCTCTTACGATTGGCCAGGCAATGTGCGTGAGTTAGAAAACGTATTAGGGCGCGCCATGATTTTTATGAAATATAACGAAGTCATCATTGAGCGTAAACATATTTTATTGTTGCATAAGCCGAAGGAGCAAGAACATGTTTCATCACACGAATCATCGGCTGTGCACAAACCGTTAGCGATGCTTGTAGAACAGTATGAAGCAAAAGTAATTGAAAACGTTTTACAATCATGTCAAGGGAATAAAACGGCAGCTGCCAAACAGCTTGGCATTTCTATTCGAAATTTATATTACAAACTTGAAAAGTATGGACTTGATAAAAAAAGCATGCAATAA
- a CDS encoding phosphate butyryltransferase: MKLQSLITKATQFPEATVAVAAAEDEEVLKAVAQALQAGFGRFILYGDESVLSRLVAEHVQDVGHDAIRIVHASTNEEAAHMAVKAVHEKEASVLMKGNVPTATILKAVLNKEYGLRTGRVLSHVAIFDVPHYERPILVTDAAMNIAPDLQQKTEIIMNAVQVAKAIGIHMPKVAPLAAVEVVNPAMPATIDAAALSLMNQRGQLKDCIVDGPLALDNAISVESAQHKGIQSSVAGHADILVVPNIETGNVLYKSLVYFARAQVGAMIAGAKAPIVLTSRADSAESKLYSLALAICATNK, translated from the coding sequence ATGAAGCTACAATCGTTGATCACCAAAGCAACCCAATTTCCTGAAGCAACGGTAGCTGTTGCGGCAGCAGAAGACGAAGAAGTGTTAAAAGCGGTCGCACAAGCGCTACAAGCAGGATTCGGGCGATTTATTTTATATGGCGATGAATCCGTTTTATCGCGCCTCGTTGCTGAACACGTCCAAGATGTCGGTCACGATGCTATCCGCATCGTTCACGCTTCGACAAACGAAGAAGCAGCCCATATGGCTGTGAAAGCGGTGCATGAAAAGGAAGCAAGTGTCTTGATGAAAGGGAACGTACCGACAGCAACGATTTTAAAGGCGGTGCTAAATAAAGAATATGGACTTCGTACAGGCCGTGTTTTATCGCATGTTGCTATATTTGATGTGCCGCATTATGAACGTCCTATTCTTGTTACTGACGCAGCGATGAATATCGCACCTGATTTACAACAAAAAACAGAAATTATTATGAACGCAGTACAAGTGGCAAAAGCAATTGGCATCCATATGCCGAAAGTTGCACCACTCGCCGCCGTTGAAGTCGTTAATCCAGCGATGCCGGCAACGATTGATGCAGCAGCATTGTCCCTGATGAATCAACGCGGACAGCTGAAAGATTGCATCGTCGATGGACCGCTCGCTTTAGATAACGCCATTTCCGTTGAATCAGCGCAACATAAAGGCATTCAAAGTTCGGTAGCAGGACATGCGGATATTTTAGTTGTGCCGAACATTGAAACGGGAAATGTGCTATATAAATCACTCGTGTACTTTGCTCGCGCGCAAGTAGGGGCGATGATTGCTGGCGCGAAAGCACCCATTGTATTAACATCTCGAGCAGATTCAGCAGAAAGCAAATTATACTCACTAGCGTTGGCCATTTGCGCAACGAACAAATAA
- a CDS encoding leucine dehydrogenase, whose protein sequence is MEIFKYMEQYDYEQLVFCQDKESGLKAIIAIHDTTLGPALGGTRMWMYESEDAAIEDALRLARGMTYKNAAAGLNLGGGKAVIIGDPRKDKNEAMFRAFGRFIQGLNGRYITAEDVGTTVADMDIIYEETDYVTGISPAFGSSGNPSPVTAYGVYRGMKAAAKEAFGSDSLEGKVIAVQGVGNVAYNLCRHLHEEGAKLIVTDINKEAVQRVVEEFGAQAVDPNDIYSVQCDIFAPCALGGIINDQTIPQLKAKVIAGAANNQLREARHGDIIHEMGIVYAPDYVINAGGVINVADELYGYNRERAMKKVEQIYNNIEKVIEIAKRDGIPTYQAADRLAEERIAKMRQSRSQFLQNGQHILSRRRTR, encoded by the coding sequence ATGGAGATTTTTAAATATATGGAACAATACGACTATGAGCAATTAGTATTTTGCCAAGATAAAGAATCAGGATTAAAAGCGATCATTGCGATTCACGATACAACGCTTGGACCAGCGTTAGGCGGTACGCGCATGTGGATGTATGAATCAGAAGATGCAGCCATTGAAGATGCGCTTCGTTTAGCGCGTGGGATGACATACAAAAACGCAGCAGCTGGATTAAATCTTGGCGGTGGAAAAGCGGTTATCATTGGGGATCCGCGTAAAGATAAAAACGAAGCGATGTTCCGTGCGTTCGGTCGCTTCATTCAAGGGTTAAATGGCCGTTATATTACAGCGGAAGACGTTGGTACAACGGTTGCTGATATGGACATTATTTACGAAGAAACGGATTATGTGACAGGTATTTCACCAGCGTTCGGTTCATCTGGAAATCCTTCTCCGGTTACTGCATACGGCGTGTATCGCGGTATGAAAGCAGCGGCAAAAGAAGCATTTGGTAGCGATTCGCTTGAAGGAAAAGTGATCGCGGTACAAGGTGTTGGTAATGTTGCTTACAATTTATGCCGTCATCTTCATGAAGAAGGAGCGAAGCTGATCGTTACAGACATTAATAAAGAGGCGGTACAACGCGTTGTTGAAGAATTTGGGGCGCAAGCGGTAGACCCGAACGATATTTATAGTGTGCAATGCGACATTTTCGCTCCATGTGCGCTTGGCGGAATTATTAACGACCAAACAATTCCACAATTGAAAGCAAAAGTTATTGCTGGTGCTGCGAACAATCAATTGCGTGAAGCAAGACATGGAGACATCATTCATGAAATGGGTATCGTTTATGCGCCAGACTACGTCATTAACGCGGGTGGCGTCATTAACGTCGCGGATGAGTTATACGGATATAACCGCGAACGTGCGATGAAAAAAGTTGAACAAATTTATAACAATATTGAAAAAGTCATCGAAATTGCGAAACGTGACGGCATTCCAACATATCAAGCAGCAGACCGTTTAGCTGAAGAGCGCATTGCGAAAATGCGTCAATCACGCAGCCAATTTTTACAAAACGGTCAACACATTTTAAGCCGTCGCCGTACGCGCTAA
- a CDS encoding butyrate kinase, which yields MQEHSFRILVINPGSTSTKIGVFDNERSILEKTIRHDTEALRAYKKIIDQYEFRKQTILETLDHEGINISKLDAVCGRGGLLRPIEGGTYAVNEAMLQDLKRGYSGQHASNLGGILAHEIASALNIPAFIVDPVVVDELEPIARVSGFSLIERRSIFHALNQKAVARRVAKQMGKTYEEVNFIVAHMGGGITVGAHQRGRVIDVNNGLDGEGPFSPERAGTVPAGDLVSLCFSGEYYREEIMRMLVGGGGLVGYLGTNDAVKVEKMIENGDEKAKLIYSAMAYQVAKEIGAASAVLSGKVDAIILTGGLAYGKQFVKEIADRVQWIADVIVQPGENELQALAEGALRVLRGEEEAKQYPQAVKTTV from the coding sequence TTGCAGGAACATTCATTTCGCATCTTAGTCATTAATCCGGGATCGACGTCAACGAAAATTGGCGTTTTTGATAACGAGCGCTCCATTTTAGAAAAAACGATTCGCCATGATACAGAGGCGTTACGAGCGTATAAAAAAATTATTGACCAATACGAATTTCGCAAACAAACAATTTTAGAAACGCTTGACCATGAAGGAATTAATATTTCTAAGCTCGATGCGGTATGCGGACGCGGTGGCTTACTTCGTCCGATTGAAGGTGGCACATATGCTGTCAATGAGGCGATGCTACAAGATTTAAAGCGTGGTTATTCCGGTCAGCACGCTTCGAATCTCGGTGGAATTTTAGCGCATGAAATTGCTTCCGCATTAAATATTCCAGCGTTTATCGTCGATCCAGTCGTTGTAGACGAGCTTGAACCGATTGCTCGCGTTTCTGGATTTTCGTTAATTGAGCGCCGAAGCATTTTCCACGCATTAAATCAAAAAGCCGTCGCGCGTCGTGTTGCTAAACAGATGGGAAAAACATATGAGGAAGTCAATTTCATCGTCGCACATATGGGCGGAGGTATTACAGTCGGTGCACATCAACGCGGTCGCGTCATTGACGTCAACAACGGATTGGACGGAGAAGGTCCGTTTAGCCCTGAACGTGCCGGTACTGTGCCAGCGGGTGATCTCGTTTCTCTCTGTTTCTCTGGTGAATATTATCGAGAAGAAATTATGCGCATGCTCGTTGGTGGCGGAGGTCTCGTCGGTTACTTAGGGACGAATGATGCGGTGAAAGTCGAAAAAATGATTGAAAATGGCGACGAAAAGGCAAAGCTCATTTACAGTGCGATGGCGTATCAAGTAGCGAAAGAAATTGGAGCGGCAAGCGCGGTATTATCGGGAAAAGTTGATGCCATTATTTTAACGGGCGGTTTAGCATACGGAAAACAGTTTGTAAAAGAAATTGCTGATCGCGTACAATGGATAGCTGATGTCATTGTGCAACCTGGAGAGAATGAACTGCAGGCACTCGCTGAAGGAGCGCTTCGCGTATTGCGTGGAGAAGAAGAAGCAAAACAATATCCACAAGCGGTCAAAACAACGGTTTAA
- a CDS encoding dihydrolipoyl dehydrogenase, which produces MAKEYDVVILGGGTGGYVAAIRAAQLGLKTAVVEKGKLGGTCLHAGCIPSKALLRSAEVYAQTKESETFGVIASEVRLDFSKVQARKQAIIDQLHKGIHMLMKKGKIDVYEGTGRILGPSIFSPMPGTISVEMNDGTENEMLVPKYVVIATGSRPRTLPGLTIDGQFVMTSDEALRMETLPSSIIIVGGGVIGIEWASMLNDFGVDVTVIEYADRILPTEDRDVSKEIEKILKQRGVRIVTKAKVLPDTLVVENGVRIQAEMNGKNETFTAEKMLVSVGRQANVEGIGLENTDIVVEKGFIQTNEYYQTKEKHIYAIGDVIGGLQLAHVASHEGIIAIEHLAGKEVHPLDYAMVPKCIYSRPEAASVGLTEEEAKAKGYDVKVGKFPFKAIGKALVYGEAEGFVKIVADAKTDDLLGVHMVGPHVTDMISEAGLARVLDATPWEIAHTIHPHPTLSEAMMEAALAVDRKAIHF; this is translated from the coding sequence ATGGCGAAAGAATACGATGTAGTCATACTTGGGGGCGGAACAGGCGGATACGTCGCTGCGATTCGTGCTGCTCAGCTCGGTTTAAAAACAGCAGTTGTCGAAAAAGGAAAACTTGGGGGAACGTGTTTGCATGCGGGATGTATCCCGAGCAAAGCATTATTACGTAGCGCGGAAGTGTATGCACAAACGAAAGAAAGCGAAACGTTTGGTGTCATAGCTAGCGAGGTACGATTAGATTTTTCTAAAGTGCAAGCGCGCAAACAAGCCATTATTGATCAACTGCATAAAGGCATCCACATGTTAATGAAAAAAGGAAAAATTGACGTGTATGAAGGAACGGGACGCATTTTAGGCCCATCCATTTTTTCACCAATGCCGGGAACGATTTCGGTTGAGATGAATGACGGAACAGAAAATGAAATGCTCGTACCAAAATACGTCGTTATCGCAACAGGATCTCGTCCGCGCACGCTACCGGGGTTAACAATTGACGGTCAATTTGTCATGACTTCAGATGAAGCGTTGCGCATGGAGACGTTGCCATCTTCGATCATCATTGTCGGTGGTGGCGTCATCGGTATCGAATGGGCATCGATGTTGAATGACTTTGGCGTGGATGTTACAGTCATTGAATACGCAGATCGCATCTTGCCAACAGAAGATCGCGATGTCTCCAAAGAAATTGAAAAAATATTAAAACAACGTGGTGTACGCATCGTTACAAAAGCAAAAGTATTGCCTGACACACTCGTTGTCGAAAATGGTGTGCGCATTCAAGCAGAAATGAACGGAAAAAACGAGACGTTTACAGCGGAAAAAATGCTTGTTTCTGTCGGTCGCCAAGCGAACGTTGAAGGCATCGGATTGGAAAATACCGATATTGTCGTCGAAAAAGGATTTATTCAAACGAATGAATATTACCAAACAAAAGAAAAACATATTTACGCCATTGGCGATGTGATCGGTGGCTTACAGCTTGCTCATGTCGCTTCACATGAAGGGATTATTGCGATTGAGCATCTTGCTGGAAAAGAAGTTCATCCGCTTGATTATGCGATGGTGCCAAAATGTATTTATAGTCGTCCAGAAGCGGCGAGTGTAGGTTTGACAGAAGAAGAGGCGAAGGCAAAAGGATATGACGTGAAAGTCGGTAAATTCCCTTTCAAAGCGATTGGAAAAGCACTCGTATACGGAGAAGCTGAAGGGTTTGTAAAAATTGTTGCTGATGCAAAAACAGATGATTTGCTCGGCGTGCATATGGTTGGTCCGCACGTCACAGATATGATTTCCGAAGCTGGATTAGCACGTGTGCTTGATGCGACACCGTGGGAAATTGCTCACACAATTCATCCGCATCCGACGCTGTCAGAGGCGATGATGGAAGCAGCGCTTGCTGTTGATAGAAAAGCGATTCATTTTTAA